AAAGATCTTCATCTAATTCGATTTCGTCGAAGAATTTAGTACCTTTATCAACTCCTGATCAAATCCCACAAAACCCTAAtaaaatccaagatcaagttcaaGATCTCAACTTGGGATTTTCCACAATCACCCCTCATGATTTCAAGACCATAACTGAGCTTATCCAAGTCCCAAGATTCGAACATCAAGTTAAAGAATTGCAGAACCACCCTTCTTCTAGCACCAATTCATCAGCTTTGGAACTGTTGAATGGGATCACAGGTACTTCAAGGGGTCTGATGAATTCAAGCTTCATGAGTATGCCTATCATTGATCCGAACGCAGTTTACACATCAGGGTTTTCCTTGCCTGAATTCAAACCTTCTCTCGGTTTCTCCTTGGATGGACTTGGAGGTAATTATGGAAACTTTCAGGGGGTACAAGAGACAAATGACAAACTTCTTTTCCCGTATCAAGATCTGAACAAGCAGGTATCAACTAACACAGAAGATGCTGATGAGCAGAATAGATCAGATCAAATTGGAGATTCTGCTGGATATTGGAATGGCATGATAGGTGGTGGTACAAATGGATCATGGTAAAGAAcaacttatatatataaatatgtaatatataCAGTACTGCAAAATAGTTAGcgaattatatttatattgtgtatgttttttttctcatcttttCCAACTTTTTAGTGAGTTAAGGTGGGTTGATTATAACATGGGCAACTTTCTCGGGGGGAGAAAAAAGGCTAACACATCGGGAAGCGTGGTTTATTTCCAATTTCCTCTCTTTTCTttataatctaattaattaagcttCATTATGATGGAGTTTGAAGCTCGTTTTAGAAATggcttcaatatata
This genomic stretch from Primulina huaijiensis isolate GDHJ02 unplaced genomic scaffold, ASM1229523v2 scaffold207286, whole genome shotgun sequence harbors:
- the LOC140966596 gene encoding dof zinc finger protein 1-like translates to PRCNSTNTKFCYYNNYSLSQPRYFCKTCRRYWTEGGSLRNIPVGGGSRKNKRSSSNSISSKNLVPLSTPDQIPQNPNKIQDQVQDLNLGFSTITPHDFKTITELIQVPRFEHQVKELQNHPSSSTNSSALELLNGITGTSRGLMNSSFMSMPIIDPNAVYTSGFSLPEFKPSLGFSLDGLGGNYGNFQGVQETNDKLLFPYQDLNKQVSTNTEDADEQNRSDQIGDSAGYWNGMIGGGTNGSW